In the Elusimicrobiaceae bacterium genome, one interval contains:
- a CDS encoding protease inhibitor I42 family protein translates to MKKTITALALALFAPAGAAQTVAETGYVNMAFGYRVAAPEGYTAAPIVAGGTELGVTFTKGTDRIFVRATPVDHAYAPLSFDEYVKVAGRSEVAEGSVLLDIEPLVTETGNKGYRTVWARAHDDSVHNKNTSSLAPKSPKKAPARDRTFYYMPISLRAQLNGEFVKAVSIVPLCATDNCALVENDALDVALSYRPSGRFENFFDHNDNGKSFDAETGHNIVIELPSNPTTGFTWQFEELDKTMFEVVKDQFITSATDLAGAGGLHWWELKPLKPGRAKIALKYARSWESAEPADEMILHFKVTEADDKK, encoded by the coding sequence ATGAAAAAAACAATAACGGCTTTGGCGCTGGCTTTATTCGCTCCGGCGGGCGCGGCGCAAACGGTCGCGGAAACCGGGTATGTCAACATGGCGTTCGGCTACAGGGTGGCCGCGCCCGAAGGCTACACGGCAGCCCCGATTGTTGCCGGCGGCACGGAACTGGGCGTGACTTTCACCAAAGGAACTGACCGGATTTTCGTGCGCGCCACGCCGGTTGACCACGCCTACGCTCCGCTTTCCTTTGACGAATATGTGAAAGTCGCTGGCCGCAGCGAAGTGGCGGAGGGAAGCGTACTGCTCGATATCGAGCCGCTGGTCACCGAAACAGGCAACAAGGGCTATCGCACCGTATGGGCCCGCGCGCACGACGACTCGGTTCACAACAAAAACACCTCGTCACTGGCCCCCAAGTCCCCGAAAAAGGCTCCGGCGAGGGACCGCACTTTCTACTATATGCCCATTTCGCTGCGCGCGCAACTTAACGGCGAATTCGTGAAAGCGGTTTCCATCGTGCCGCTGTGCGCGACGGACAACTGCGCGCTTGTCGAAAACGACGCGCTCGATGTCGCGCTCAGTTACCGCCCTTCCGGCCGGTTTGAAAATTTCTTCGACCACAATGACAACGGCAAGAGTTTTGACGCAGAAACCGGGCATAATATCGTTATCGAGCTGCCGTCCAACCCCACAACCGGTTTCACCTGGCAGTTTGAAGAACTGGACAAGACGATGTTCGAGGTGGTGAAGGATCAGTTCATAACTTCCGCCACCGATCTGGCCGGCGCGGGCGGACTGCATTGGTGGGAACTCAAGCCGCTCAAACCGGGCCGGGCCAAAATCGCCCTGAAATACGCGCGCTCCTGGGAATCGGCGGAACCTGCCGACGAAATGATCCTGCACTTCAAAGTGACGGAAGCTGACGATAAAAAATAA